GAAGTAAAACAAAGACTCGATAGAGGCTTGTGTAGCTACCCTTGGCTACAAACTTTTGAGCAGGTCACCTGCAAACATCAGGATACAATTGCATCTGACCATAGCATGCTGATTTTTTACACCAAGCCATGTCCAACCAGGAAGAAAAAACGATTCTATTTTGATAAAAGGTGGCtccaaagaaaagaaatcaatgaCATTATCAAACAGGCATGGGACCAGGATGATGAAGGCACACGCATGTTTAGAGTTATAAGCAAAGTGAAAAGGTGTAGGGTGACACTTTTGCAATGGAAAAACAAGATACAAGGTAATGTTAGAGAGAATATTGAAGCAATCAAGTGCCAATTGCAGGAGCTAAAAACTAGAGACTTTGAGGGCAAGAGGGACGTAAGGAATGGTctaaaaaagagtttgaaagagGCATACAAAAATGAAGAGATGTACTGGAGTCAAAAAGCTAGAGTGCAATGGTTAAAGACAGGCGACAAGAATACCAGCTTCTTGCATGCTACTGTGGAGGGGAGATGAAAAAGGAATCGCATGCTGGAAATTCAAAGAGAGAATGGCACCTGGACTAATGGTGAGAAGGAGCTTGGTGCTGAAGTTGCTGATTACTATAAACACCTTTTCTTAACATCAGAAACAAGGGAAATGGAGGAGGTTCTGGATGGTATACCACACACGATCTCAGATAGTATTAATGAAAATCTAACTAAACCTGTGGGAGAGGAGGAAATCAGATCAGCATTATTTTCCATGTATCCGGATAAGGCACCAGGTATAGATGGAATGCCATccctttttttccaaaagttctGGCATATAGTCAGAAAGGATATAGTTGGTGCTATTCAAACTTTTTTTCACACTGGTCATCTAACTAAGTCAGTAAATCATACCATTATCTCCCTCATTCCCAAAGTCAAGATTCCTACTTCCCTCACGCATTATAGACCCATAAGCTTGTGCTCTACTGTGTATAAAATTATAGCTAAGATTTTAGCTTGTAGATTGAAACCAGCTCTTCAGTCCTGTATAAGCAAAAATCAATCAGCTTGTATCCCTGGAAGGCAAATTCTAGATAACATTATGATTTCCCATGAGTTTCTTCATTATCTCAAAAACAAAAGGTTTGGGAAAGATGGTTTTATGGCTGTGAAATTAGATATGTCTAAAGCTTATGACAGGGTGGAATGGAGATTCCTGGAAGCTATCATGCAGAAGATGGGTTTCAATGACAAATGGAGGAGCTGGATCATGGAATGCATTTCATCAGTTTCATATTCGTTCATGATCAATGGAGAGGTGAAGGAGTATGTAATACCGCAGAGAGGAAGTAGACAGGGAGACCCACTGTCACCCTATCTATTCTTACTTTGCTCTGAAGGATTCTCCAATCTCCTCAACAAGGCAGCAACTGCACAAAGAATAGCAGGCATGCGAATTAGTAGGCAAGGGCCTAGATTAACCCACTTGTTTTTTGCAGATGATTCGCTAATATTTTGTAAAGCTGACTCCCAGAATGCAACTGAACTCAGAAGACTACTCCAAGTGTATGAAAGGGGTACTGGACAGCTCATCAATTTTGACAAATCCTCAGTCTTCTTCAGCCCGAATCTGGAGAGGGAAGTAAAGATGGAAATCTGTCAAGCACTTGGGAATATTCAAGTGGCCACCCAAGGTAAATATTTGGGACTCCCAATGGTGATTACCAGCTCAAAACAGCAACTATTCGGCTTCATGAAAGACAACATCCAGCAAAGAATGAAGAATTGGGAAAATAAGATATTAAGTGCCGCAGGTAAAGAGGTGATGCTCAAATCAGTGAAAATGGCTATGCCAACATATACGATGTCATGTTTCAAGCTGCCAAAGAAGATATGCAAAGAGATCAATGCGGTGATGGTAAACTATTGGTGGGGAGAGGCAAATGGAAAGAACAAGTTGCATTGGAGATCATGGAGTAAAATGGCACTGGATAGGAAGGATGGGGGCTTGGGATTTAAAGATCTAGTGACATTCAATGCAGCTCTACTGGGTAAGCAAGTGTGGAGGTTGCTCACAAAACCAAATCTACTTGTTAGCAGAGTGCTCAAGGACAAATACCATCCACGCGATTCACTACTCAAGTGCAAAGTAGCTGGGAATGCATCTTGGATTTGGAAAGGACTGATGGGAGCAAGGCACCTGATAGAGAAAGGGTCCAGAAGAAGAATAGGTAATGGAAAGAGTACTCACATATGGGAGGATAGCTGGCTGCCAGATAAACATCAAGGCAAGGTCACCACACTGAAACCAAAGGGATGCAAGCTGGCTAAGGTAGAGGAGCTGATAATACACAACAGATGGAACCAAAATTTGATATTCAGAAATTTCAACTCCAAGGATGCAGAAAGTGTACTAAGCATTCCCATAAGCCTGGTCAATAGAGAGGACAGCAACTACTAGTGTCACACCTCCAATGGGAATTACTCGGTGAGATCAGCTTACAACTTACAAGTTGATGTCCAGAGGGAACATGCACAAGAAGCCAGGGAGAGAGTAGGTACAAGCTGGAGTTCGGCTAGACAAAAAGGTTGGAAATATCTTTGGAAGCTGAACATCAAGCACAAGGTTAAGATTTTCTTGTGGAAATGTTTGAACCAGGCGCTACCTGTAAGACAACTCATTTATGATAGAACCAAACAAGGTGACCCAATATGCCGGTTCTGTGGTCAGGAAGGTGAGACCATAGAGCATGCGTTGCTTAACTGCAGCCATGTCAAATTAGTATGGAAAATGTCACCTGTCCAGTGGGAAGGAATTCAAGACCAGCAGGGTTGCTTCAGTAAGTGGTAGACTACGGTGATGGAAGCCAGAATGAGAAGCGAAGGTAGCAAACATATCTCCCTAACAGCAAATATCCTTTGGCAAATTTGGAAAAGCAGAAATGCGAACGAATTCAACGCCAAGCAGCACCCTCCTATGAAAACAATGCAAACAGCTCAAGAGGAATGGTTGGAATATGAGGAAGTTTTGACAAAAATCTCAAGCATGAGCACAGGAGAAACAAGAGACCAGACGGAATCCCCTCAGCAACAGCAAATCGAAGGCCTCATGAGACTAAGGTTTGCAACACAAAAGAGCAAACACACTCCTCAATTTGGGATAGGTAATGAGACTAAGGTAGTGTTGAAGCTCCACAACATTTGCGATTTCAGCCCTTAGTCCCCTCAAAAATCGAGCCATAGTTGCCTCTAAATCTTCATGAATATCAGCCTCATCATTGtcatttccatctccttgaagTAGTTTTCAACTGTCATACTAACTTGAGTGAGGTTTTGTAATTTATGGTGCAAATCCTTATGCTAGTAACCAAGTATGAAGCGCTTTCTCATGACCCTTTTTAACTCTTCTCAAGTTCGGATGGTTGGTTCCTCGTTCCTCCTTTGTTTGATGTAAAGTTGATCCTACCAAATTGCTGCATAATCCGTGAATTCTATGGCTGGCAACTTTACCTTTTGTGGCTCCGTGTAGTGGTTACAATAAAAAATCAGTTCAATCTTCCTTTCCCACTCCAAGTATGCTTTGGGGTCCGATTTGCCCTGGAAGGTAGGGATTTTCAATTTTACCCCCTTGAGTTGATCATCTCCATGCTTAGCTCTATGCTTATCTTCCCTCGGCCGATGTTCATCTTCCTTGAACCACCTCTCCGAATTGGAGTCACTGAGTTCATGCAATGGGATTTTCCCTCTAGCTTTCTTAGAAGAGTTCTTTGATGAATCCATTTGTTCAATCTGCTCCTGAATGGACTCGAGCTTGCGATCGAATCTTCTTTGTATTTTGGtccacatagcatccattttaaATGCTAATTGAGCAATGGTAAGTTCATTTTGTGAGCCATTTTTTAATCCTCCAAAACTCAACAAATGTTAGTAGAAAATGTCTCACTCACTCCTTACATATTTTACTCGTGCTCGTGTATCACTCTAGTGTATAattcactctaatgatctcatcaAATACCTCTCAAGtcacttgattgtctcccttgAAGAAGTAAGAATTCTTCAATGAGTATTAACCAACCTTCACCAAGCTTCACCAGGAATGTAGTGATTATGGGCTGGAGTTTTTGGAGGGTAGTAACTGATATTTATTGGCTCAAAATGGACTTAAAATGGGCTGGAAAATGACCAGGCTTGGCTGCGCAAGTAGACTCAAAACTTAGAAACTTTTGGACCTTCACTAGTGACTCAAATTAGgaaattagaaaattaaatgaaaaccaAGACTGATTTGGACTTCTCTTGTGAACCTTTAGACGTTGTAATGACTTGGAATGACACCCTACAACACAAGTTACGTGGCTGGACAGATTACAACTTCCAAAACAAGCACAAGGAAAAAATGGTAGAATTTTTGAAACCTAGAAATTACTCTATCCGATTTGCACGTTGGCTGGAATTTGGAAGTTCAAACAAAGGTTGCTTGGGTTTGTTTTTGGAAGGTAGCTgcttatttttttggtttctcaCTTGTGCAAGGCTGACAATCTGGATTTGGGTAGTTTGAGTGCAACTAGGATTTGTTTTTGCAAACCCAAGTTGACTTGGTTTCCCAATTCAGGCTGCCTTCTTGTTTTCCAATCCAAGAGTGATCCgaattttgtttcctttttcttttcttgcgttttctttcctttctttcacaCAAATAGCtttgattctttttcttttcttttaatttggaTCAAAACACTCAAGAACCGGAtttgatttagctttttgcatAAGAGACAGCCACACCtttcaagaaaaacaagaaCTAGGGTTCGTTCAAATTCAAGATTTGTGCAACtttgatttcaaaaatttaagAATCCTAGATTGCCAACCCAATACTTCAAGATTTAACCAAGAATTTCtagaatttcaagaaaatgatCAAGAACTTCCAAGAAATAAGACAAATAGCCACGGATGAATCAAGAAACACAAGATGCAAGTCACTTTGTCAAGGAAAACcctaggttgtgtttggatctTCCAAGAACTATGTGACcagatatattttttttgactCTTAGATGACTTTAaaaaccaagaaacaagaacgACAGGACACCAACAAGATCAAAACACGATGCAAACAAGAGTAAGAATTCGGACAGCGACTAATCCATGCGAGCAACAAGTAACGATACGAATAGCACGGAATTAGCTAAACCCTAGCGACTTTATGAGCAATAACAACAACCAGATTTAGACAACTACTTAAGGAAAGATGCTGCAAGGTTAAAAGCAAGACACAATTTGGATATTTAACACAAGCAAGATGCGGACAACAACCATGGATTAAGCAACAAGAACAAGAAAGAAACCTAGCGAACCAACTATCAAAAAGCAAACG
The genomic region above belongs to Coffea arabica cultivar ET-39 chromosome 7c, Coffea Arabica ET-39 HiFi, whole genome shotgun sequence and contains:
- the LOC140010664 gene encoding uncharacterized protein; translated protein: MALLWKEDLRIKQVITTAFTIEAQIEDMESKCDWWFVGVYANSEDQVRKQQWKVLQARKRLWGDKWLIAGDFNDIVSNDEKWSGIWREEGSFKAFRDFINDNQLMDVGFQGHPWTWCNNWEGPGEVKQRLDRGLCSYPWLQTFEQVTCKHQDTIASDHSMLIFYTKPCPTRKKKRFYFDKRWLQRKEINDIIKQAWDQDDEGTRMFRVISKVKRCRVTLLQWKNKIQGNVRENIEAIKCQLQELKTRDFEGKRDVRNGLKKSLKEAYKNEEMYWSQKARVQWLKTGDKNTSFLHATVEGR